In the genome of Cryptomeria japonica chromosome 8, Sugi_1.0, whole genome shotgun sequence, one region contains:
- the LOC131078526 gene encoding replication protein A 70 kDa DNA-binding subunit C-like gives MEEQKGLELKNMLSNDSVIILALRNYRVGYFNRKLLNITTATTLHINPTFPEAELLTLRGKDPLLVVLFVAETIHIDGKYSRMTISSICEQMSIKLETIQTTLLAILRFVNVTDQNFYYAACPLIVNGRPCKKKCTQQVDDSWFCSRCQMTMQDCNYSYLLPLKLQDATSTLWATAFDEGSIHLLHKTAKQLCALQNDVTTTKTTSSVIKRLLSCHYSFTLLVSNEAYNSETKMKVTVNKVAHVDFKAECHALLVETGRLSTQA, from the coding sequence ATGGAAGAACAAAAAGGCCTGGAATTGAAAAATATGTTGAGCAATGATAGTGTGATTATCCTTGCTTTACGTAATTATCGTGTTGGCTATTTCAATAGGAAGCTTTTAAACATAACAACTGCAACCACAttacatatcaacccaacatttCCAGAAGCAGAGCTTCTAACGTTAAGAGGAAAGGACCCTTTGCTTGTTGTACTCTTTGTTGCAgaaactatccacatagatggTAAATATAGTAGAATGACTATTTCTTCAATCTGTGAGCAGATGAGCATCAAACTAGAAACAATCCAGACAACTTTGCTAGCCATTTTGCGCTTTGTAAACGTAACTGACCAAAATTTCTATTACGCAGCCTGTCCACTAATAGTCAATGGAAGGCCTTGCAAGAAAAAATGTACACAGCAAGTTGATGATTCTTGGTTCTGCTCTAGATGTCAAATGACTATGCAAGACTGTAATTATAGTTATCTCTTGCCACTAAAGTTACAAGATGCCACGAGTACTCTATGGGCCACTGCATTTGATGAGGGTAGcattcacttgctacacaaaactgcAAAACAGCTTTGTGCACTACAAAATGATGTAACAACAACAAAGACAACTTCCTCAGTGATTAAGAGACTACTGTCATGTCACTATTCATTCACACTGCTGGTTTCCAATGAGGCATATAATTCAGAAACAAAGATGAAGGTGACAGTCAATAAAGTTGCTCATGTTGACTTCAAAGCTGAGTGTCATGCACTACTTGTAGAAACTGGCCGACTAAGTACACAGGCTTAG